The following proteins come from a genomic window of Salvia hispanica cultivar TCC Black 2014 chromosome 4, UniMelb_Shisp_WGS_1.0, whole genome shotgun sequence:
- the LOC125218493 gene encoding UMP-CMP kinase 3-like, producing the protein MGTVVDAANKEANGRAPINKKVTVVFVLGGPGSGKGTQCANIVEHFGYTHLSAGDLLRAEIKSGSENGTMIQNMIKEGKIVPSEVTIKLLKRAIEENGNDKFLIDGFPRNEENRAAFESVTGVQPEFVLFFDCSEEEMEKRLLGRNQGREDDNIETIRKRFKVYLESSLPVIEYYSAKGKVKKIDATRPVGEVFEAVKAIFTKVAA; encoded by the exons ATGGGGACTGTTGTGGATGCTGCAAACAAG GAAGCAAATGGAAGAGCACCAATCAACAAGAAGGTCACCGTTGTCTTTGTTTTGG GTGGTCCAGGCAGTGGTAAGGGCACGCAGTGTGCAAACATCGTCGAACATTTTGGTTATACTCACCTGAGTGCAGGTGATCTTCTCCGAGCAGAGATCAAATCTGGTTCTGAGAATGG GACTATGATTCAAAACATGATCAAGGAGGGAAAAATTGTACCTTCAGAGGTGACAATCAAGCTTCTGAAACGAGCAATAGAGGAAAACGGAAACGACAAGTTTCTTATTGACGGTTTCCCACGTAATGAGGAGAATCGTGCGGCATTTGAGTCTGTA ACCGGCGTCCAGCCAGAATTTGTACTTTTCTTTGACTGTTCTGAGGAAGAAATGGAGAAACGCTTGCTGGGTAGAAACCAG GGTAGGGAGGATGATAATATCGAGACTATAAGGAAGAGATTTAAGGTTTACTTGGAATCTAGTCTCCCAGTTATTGAATATTACAGTGCAAAAGGCAAGGTTAAGAAG ATTGATGCCACAAGACCAGTTGGAGAAGTTTTTGAGGCAGTCAAAGCAATTTTCACCAAG GTTGCTGCTTAA